In Leopardus geoffroyi isolate Oge1 chromosome D1, O.geoffroyi_Oge1_pat1.0, whole genome shotgun sequence, a single window of DNA contains:
- the LOC123602043 gene encoding mas-related G-protein coupled receptor member F — MSGAVRSLDSPGLEMVGNCSWEAHPGDRNKMCPGVSEAPALYGRGFLTMEQIATPPPPAVVDYIFLLLCLCGLVGNGLVLWFFGFSIKRSPFSVYFLHLAGADAGYLCSKAVLSVLNTGGFLGTFAAYVRAVCRVAGLCTFVAGVSLLPAISSERCLSVVFPAWFWRRRPKRLSAVACALLWALSLLVTTVHNYFCVFLGRRASGVGCRRMDAFLGILLFLVFCPLMVLPCLALILHTECRARRRQRSAKLSHVVLATVSVFLVSSIYLGVDWFLFWVFQIPAPFPEYVTDLCICINSSAKPVVYFLAGRDKSQRLWEPLRVVFQRALRDGAELGEAGGGTPNTVTMEMQCPSGNAS; from the exons ATGAGCGGAGCCGTGAGGAGTCTGGACTCGCCGGGCCTGGAGATGGTGGGAAACTGTTCCTGGGAGGCCCATCCCGGGGACAGGAACAAG ATGTGTCCCGGCGTGAGCGAGGCCCCGGCGCTCTACGGCCGTGGCTTCCTGACCATGGAGCAGATCGCCACGCCGCCACCGCCGGCCGTCGTGGACTACATCTTCCTGCTCCTGTGTCTGTGTGGCCTGGTGGGCAACGGGCTGGTCCTGTGGTTTTTCGGCTTCTCCATCAAGAGGAGCCCCTTCTCCGTCTACTTCCTGCATCTGGCCGGCGCTGACGCCGGCTACCTCTGCAGCAAGGCCGTGCTCTCCGTCCTGAACACGGGCGGCTTCCTGGGCACGTTTGCCGCCTACGTCCGCGCCGTGTGCCGGGTCGCGGGGCTCTGCACGTTCGTCGCCGGCGTGAGCCTCCTGCCGGCCATCAGCTCGGAGCGCTGCCTGTCGGTCGTCTTCCCCGCCTGGTTCTGGCGCCGTCGGCCCAAGCGCCTGTCGGCCGTGGCGTGCGCCCTGCTCTGGGCCCTGTCGCTCCTGGTCACCACCGTCCACAACTACTTCTGCGTGTTCCTGGGCCGCCGAGCGTCCGGCGTGGGCTGCAGGCGCATGGACGCCTTCCTGGGCATCCTGCTTTTCCTGGTCTTCTGCCCGCTCATGGTGCTGCCCTGCCTGGCGCTCATCCTGCACACGGAGTGCAGGGCCCGGAGGCGCCAGCGCTCCGCGAAGCTCAGCCACGTCGTCCTGGCCACGGTCTCGGTGTTCCTCGTGTCCTCCATCTACCTGGGGGTCGACTGGTTCCTCTTTTGGGTCTTCCAGATCCCGGCCCCCTTCCCCGAGTATGTCACCGACCTGTGCATCTGCATCAACAGCAGTGCCAAGCCGGTCGTGTACTTCCTGGCCGGGAGGGACAAGTCACAGCGGCTGTGGGAGCCTCTCAGGGTGGTCTTCCAGCGGGCCCTGCGAGACGGCGCCGAGCTGGGGGAGGCCGGGGGCGGCACGCCCAACACGGTCACCATGGAGATGCAGTGCCCCTCTGGGAACGCCTCCTGA